A region from the Rosa rugosa chromosome 6, drRosRugo1.1, whole genome shotgun sequence genome encodes:
- the LOC133714174 gene encoding calmodulin-binding receptor-like cytoplasmic kinase 2, with amino-acid sequence MRRTPSYGRHRNSSSDARSTPDRFPYSPTPSSYSDASTARKSTSGQSAVAVAARSVVGVFVGCFTPPETKSSASFGDSEEFKPRSVFSDASGAGSERRRSSGSSRGAYASSNNSRRERQAGCVKFTMDEIYRATNNFSPSSKIGQGGFGTVYKGRLEDGTLVAIKRAKKSVYDKHLGVEFQSEIQMLSQVEHLSLVKFYGYVEYEDEKVVVVEYVPNGTLREHLDCLHGNILDLAARLDIAIDVAHAVTYLHMYTDHPIIHRDIKSSNILLTENFRAKVADFGFARLAADSDSGATHVSTQVKGTAGYLDPEYLRTYQLTDKSDVYSFGVLLVELVTGRRPIEPKRELKERITAKWAMKKFSDGDALLILDPRLEKSAANNLAIEKILELSLQCLAQRRQHRPSMKRCAEILWSIRKDYKEISVPDFRSSSTRSQRSILTE; translated from the exons ATGAGACGAACTCCGTCGTACGGACGCCACCGCAACTCCAGCTCCGATGCTCGGAGCACGCCTGACCGCTTTCCCTACTCGCCTACCCCCTCATCCTACTCCGACGCATCCACTGCACGCAAGTCCACCTCCGGCCAGAGCGCAGTCGCAGTCGCAGCTCGCTCCGTCGTCGGAGTCTTCGTCGGCTGCTTCACTCCTCCCGAGACCAAGAGCTCCGCTAGCTTCGGCGACTCCGAGGAGTTCAAACCTCGCTCTG TGTTTTCGGACGCATCTGGAGCTGGGAGTGAGAGGAGACGCAGTTCTGGTTCGAGTCGGGGAGCTTACGCCAGTTCGAATAACTCGAGACGTGAGAGACAGGCTGGGTGTGTCAAGTTCACCATGGATGAAATCTACAGGGCTACAAACAACTTCTCTCCCTCTTCCAAGATCGGACAAGGCGGCTTTGGGACGGTTTACAAAGGGAGGCTTGAAGACGGGACCTTAGTTGCTATTAAGCGTGCCAAAAAG AGTGTGTATGACAAGCATTTGGGTGTGGAATTCCAGAGTGAGATTCAAATGCTGTCGCAGGTGGAGCATTTGAGCCTGGTCAAGTTTTATGGGTATGTGGAGTATGAAGATGAGAAAGTTGTGGTTGTGGAGTATGTTCCTAATGGAACCCTCAGAGAACATTTGGATT GTCTGCACGGCAACATTCTTGACCTTGCGGCGCGGCTTGACATTGCAATCGATGTGGCTCATGCTGTCACCTATCTTCATATGTACACAG ATCATCCGATAATCCATAGAGACATAAAATCTTCCAACATTCTCCTAACAGAGAACTTCAGGGCAAAGGTAGCTGACTTTGGTTTTGCTAGGCTTGCTGCTGATAGTGATTCAGGTGCCACTCATGTGTCTACTCAAGTTAAAGGCACCGCTGGCTACTTGGACCCTGAGTACCTCAGAACCTATCAACTTACAGACAAGAGTGATGTTTACTCATTTGGTGTGTTACTAGTTGAACTAGTTACAGGCAGGCGTCCGATTGAACCAAAACGGGAACTCAAGGAACGGATAACTGCAAAATGG GCTATGAAGAAGTTTAGTGATGGAGATGCTCTTTTAATTTTGGATCCCAGGCTGGAAAAGAGTGCAGCCAATAATTTAGCCATTGAAAAGATTCTTGAACTATCCTTGCAATGCTTGGCTCAACGTAGACAGCACCGGCCTAGCATGAAGAGGTGCGCGGAGATCCTCTGGAGCATCCGAAAGGACTATAAAGAGATATCAGTTCCAGACTTTCGTTCATCTTCCACCCGTTCGCAAAGGAGCATTTTAACAGAGTAA
- the LOC133714173 gene encoding uncharacterized protein LOC133714173, giving the protein MVSNSILCSSSSMILRLFLLFISLFGHCYSYDELGPSTNSFTVSSFSYPPTLLKNSNFRYIRVELPPWFSSMSIAMNSNVDLGHVNIEKVPKITMPLICFREGSPPLPDVNTSLTDSGHQVLVPFYDGSLKATQALQSAEQCYLMQKNFTVKLTNEQISPGVWYLGLFNGIGPTRTQSKMINRGSQYTFSANITVEGCTTETMWGQYCNQTIYPLSCSLSGSYNPAENSSEANLYNSTMGYGISCKNDFETSCQGDGEPKFYSLDVVGISQELNIVATDVWLNETLSNNTKNGSDINLMCFARHGAIPSESLHDYSSNINNNPLVINFPKVGRWYIAVLPVNLSKVLGGSLDTSIKVCYSMESKLLECPLGKAGANCTWETYTLQTVLRKGSGFFESYYLPDSGKVSSDSANFPLDSLVTNTSIGEKPDNSWTYFVLDIPRGAAGGNMHIRLTSDTKINYEVYTRFGGLPSLTSWDYYYANRTSNSVGSMFFNLYNSSEDKVDFYVLYVREGTWGFGLKHLDATSIASKVQTTMSLSLERCPRRCSSHGKCENVLDASGLTSYSYCSCDRDHGGFDCSIEIVSHHGHIWQSIFLIVSNAAAALPAFYSLRQKAWSEWVIYTSSGIASGIYHACDVGTWCPLDFNTLQFMDFWLSFMAVVSTFVYLATMDEAHKRAVLTAVAIFTALMAVTKATRTSNIAIVMSIGISALLLGWLIELTTKYRSFSFPVGFSLNIIERFQGVRGWLKDLIKTVFKRFRWGFVLAGSTALAMAAISWTLESTETYWIWHSLWHVTIYTSSFFFLCSKASTESTENTVDTGIVDTESQRPPNGAYELTRQDSFPRS; this is encoded by the exons ATGGTTTCAAATTCGATTCTttgctcctcttcctctatgATTCTCcgtcttttccttctttttataTCCTTATTCGGACACTGTTATTCCTACGACGAGCTGGGTCCTTCCACAAACAGCTTCACAGTCTCCAGCTTCAGCTACCCACCTACACTGCTCAAGAACTCTAATTTTCGCTATATCAGAG TTGAACTGCCACCATGGTTCTCTTCAATGTCTATAGCAATGAACTCGAACGTAGACCTA GGTCATGTAAACATAGAAAAGGTTCCTAAAATTACAATGCCGTTGATTTGCTTCAGAGAGGGTAGTCCTCCACTGCCCGATGTCAATACCTCTCTAACAGATTCCGGCCATCAAG TTTTAGTTCCCTTTTACGATGGTTCACTTAAGGCAACACAAGCTCTTCAGAGTGCAGAGCAATGCTATCTTATGCAAAAGAATTTCACAGTGAAGTTGACAAATGAGCAG ATTTCTCCAGGAGTTTGGTATTTGGGTCTTTTCAATGGTATTGGACCTACAAGGACGCAATCAAAAATG ATTAACCGTGGATCTCAATATACCTTCAGTGCCAATATCACAGTTGAAGGATGTACAACTGAAACCATGTGGGGCCAGTATTGCAACCAGACAATTTATCCTCTTTCTTGTTCTCTATCTGGTAGCTACAATCCTGCAGAAAATTCTTCAGAGGCTAATTTGTACAACAGTACAATGGGTTATGGTATTTCTTGCAAAAATGATTTTGAAACTTCTTGTCAAGGAGATGGGGAACCAAAGTTTTACTCTTTGGATGTGGTGGGAATATCACAGGAGTTAAACATTGTGGCAACGGATGTTTGGTTAAATGAAACATTATCAAATAACACTAAGAATGGTAGTGATATTAATTTAATGTGTTTTGCACGTCACGGCGCAATACCTTCAGAATCTCTGCATGATTATTCCAGTAATATAAACAATAATCCTTTGGTCATTAACTTTCCAAAGGTTGGCCGCTGGTATATTGCTGTTTTACCTGTCAACCTCTCAAAAGTGCTTGGAGGGAGTTTAGATACTTCCATAAAAGTTTGCTACTCCATGGAATCAAAACTGCTTGAATGTCCACTGGGGAAGGCTGGAGCAAATTGTACATGGGAAACATACACCCTTCAG ACGGTTCTGAGGAAAGGTTCAGGCTTCTTTGAGTCCTACTATTTGCCTGACAGTGGAAAAGTATCTTCTGACTCAGCCAATTTTCCTCTTGATTCACTTGTAACCAACACATCGATTGGCGAAAAACCAGATAATTCCTGGACATATTTTGTTCTCGACATTCCTCGTGGTGCAGCTGGAGGAAATATGCACATTCGATTAACATCAGATACGAAGATTAATTACGAAGTATATACTAGATTTGGTGGATTACCATCTCTTACCAGCTGGGACTACTATTATGCTAACAGGACAAGCAATAGTGTTGGCTCCATGTTTTTCAACTTATATAACTCTAGTGAAGACAAGGTTGATTTTTACGTGTTGTACGTCAGAGAAGGAACTTGGGGTTTTGGACTAAAGCATCTAGACGCCACCAGTATTGCTTCCAAAGTTCAAACTACCATGTCTCTTTCCCTTGAAAGATGCCCTAGAAGATGCTCCTCACATGGAAAATGCGAAAATGTCTTAGATGCTAGTGGATTAACATCGTACAG CTACTGCTCATGTGACCGGGACCATGGAGGCTTTGATTGTAGTATTGAAATTGTATCTCATCATG GGCACATATGGCAATCAATTTTTCTTATCGTGTCAAATGCTGCAGCAGCACTTCCTGCCTTCTATTCCCTTCGACAGAAG GCATGGTCAGAATGGGTGATATATACATCTAGTGGAATTGCAAGTGGAATTTATCATGCCTGTGATGTGGGAACATGGTGTCCTCTGGATTTTAATACTTTACAG TTCATGGACTTCTGGCTGTCTTTCATGGCCGTAGTGAGCACATTTGTGTACCTAGCTACAATGGATGAAGCTCATAAGAGAGCAGTCCTCACAGCTGTAGCAATTTTTACTGCCCTTATGGCAGTTACTAAGGCCACAAG GACGTCCAATATTGCGATTGTAATGTCAATTGGCATTTCGGCTCTTCTTCTTGGATGGCTGATAGAATTAACAACCAAGTATAGGTCATTTTCCTTTCCGGTTGGATTCTCCTTAAATATAATTGAGAG GTTCCAAGGTGTTAGAGGATGGCTCAAAGATCTTATTAAGACAGTTTTCAAAAGATTTCGCTGGGGCTTTGTACTCGCAGGTTCTACTGCATTAGCCATGGCAGCAATCAGCTGGACACTGGAGAGCACTGAAACCTACTGGATTTGGCACAG CCTTTGGCATGTCACCATATACAcgtcttccttcttcttcctttgctCAAAAGCAAGTACTGAGAGTACCGAAAATACTGTAGATACTGGTATTGTAGATACTGAGAGTCAGAGACCCCCTAATGGAGCCTATGAGTTGACTAGGCAGGATTCATTTCCAAGAAGTTGA
- the LOC133715803 gene encoding syntaxin-71-like has translation MSVIDLITRVDTICKKYEKYDIDKQKDLNNVSGGDAFARLYGVVEADLEAALQKSETAATERSRASAVAMNAEIRRTKARLLEELPKLRRLAPKKVKGLSREDLEARSDLVSVLQERIEAIPDGSTSGAKQAGGWTDSTSSYGGIKIDSTSDGRFDSEYFRQTEESDRFRNEYEMRRMKQDQGLDVIAEGLDTLKHMAGDMNEEIDRQVPLMDEIDDKVERANADLKNTNVKLKDTIIQLRSSRNFCIDIILLCLILGIAAYLYK, from the exons ATGAGTGTGATCGATTTGATCACGAGGGTTGATACGATATGTAAGAAATACGAAAAGTACGACATCGATAAGCAAAAGGACCTCAACAATGTCTCTGGTGGCGACGCATTTGCTCGTCTCTACGGCGTCGTTGAGGCCGACCTTGAAGCTGCTCTTCAG AAATCGGAGACTGCGGCAACTGAGAGGAGCAGGGCTTCTGCGGTTGCTATGAATGCGGAAATTCGACGAACCAAGGCTCGATTGCTTGAAGAGCTACCCAAATTGAGAAGACTTGCTCCTAAAAAG GTGAAGGGGCTTTCGAGAGAAGATCTTGAAGCTCGGAGTGATTTGGTTTCTGTACTGCAAGAGAGGATAGAAGCAATACCTGATGGATCAACAAGTGGAGCTAAACAAGCCGGTGGTTGGACAGATTCAACCTCGTCGTATGGAgggattaaaattgattcaactTCAG ATGGGAGATTTGATAGTGAGTACTTCCGACAAACTGAGGAGTCGGATCGCTTTAGAAATGAGTATGAAATGCGAAGAATGAAACAG GATCAAGGTTTAGATGTTATAGCAGAAGGGTTGGACACATTAAAACATATGGCCGGTGACATGAATGAG GAAATAGATAGACAAGTGCCTTTGATGGATGAAATAGATGATAAG GTTGAGAGGGCAAATGCTGACCTTAAGAACACCAATGTGAAACTCAAGGATACCATAATCCAG CTTAGGTCCAGCCGGAACTTCTGCATTGACATTATACTCCtgtgtctaattttaggaatcgCGGCTTATCTGTACAAGTAA